A region of Paenibacillus sp. JNUCC-31 DNA encodes the following proteins:
- the ureC gene encoding urease subunit alpha, whose protein sequence is MKGMSREQYASMFGPTTGDAVRLADTELWAEIEHDYAVYGDESKFGGGKVIRDGMGQSTSALRSEGTPDTVITNAIIIDHWGIVKADIGIRDGLICAIGKSGNPDTMDGVDPALVIGASTEIIAGEGMIVTAGGIDTHIHFICPQQIQTALSSGVTTMIGGGTGPATGTKATTCTPGAWHIHRMLESAEAFPMNIGFLGKGNSSSTAPLIEQIEAGVIGLKLHEDWGTTPSAIDACLTAAGEHDVQVAIHTDTLNETGFLENTLAAINGRTIHTYHTEGAGGGHAPDIIRAAGESYIIPSSTNPTRPYTRNTVEEHLDMLMVCHHLDPSIPEDVAFADSRIRPETIAAEDILHDLGVFSIISSDSQAMGRVGEVIIRTWQTADKMKKQRGKLELTSGSPSDNDRIKRYVAKYTINPAIAHGIGHLVGSVEVGKLADLIVWNPAYFGVKPEMVIKGGMIAFAQMGDPNASIPTPQPVFGRPMFGAYGGAVAKGSITFVSQAAADSGIKETLGLNKRVEPVKGCRSVSKKDMIHNDVTPVIEVDPETYEVRADGELLTCEPADELPMAQRYFMF, encoded by the coding sequence ATGAAAGGAATGAGCCGCGAACAATACGCGTCCATGTTCGGACCCACAACCGGGGATGCCGTCAGGCTTGCAGATACAGAACTATGGGCAGAGATTGAACATGATTATGCTGTTTATGGGGATGAAAGCAAATTCGGTGGCGGCAAGGTCATTCGGGACGGAATGGGCCAGTCCACATCCGCCCTACGCAGTGAAGGCACGCCTGATACAGTCATCACGAACGCTATCATCATCGATCATTGGGGGATTGTAAAAGCAGACATCGGTATTCGCGATGGCCTCATCTGCGCTATCGGCAAATCCGGCAACCCGGATACGATGGATGGAGTCGATCCCGCGCTGGTTATTGGCGCATCGACCGAAATCATTGCCGGGGAAGGCATGATTGTGACCGCCGGAGGCATCGATACCCATATTCATTTTATCTGTCCACAACAGATTCAAACGGCATTATCTTCAGGCGTAACGACCATGATCGGCGGCGGCACAGGACCTGCAACAGGCACTAAAGCTACCACCTGCACACCCGGAGCCTGGCACATCCACCGTATGCTGGAGTCCGCAGAGGCATTTCCCATGAATATCGGTTTTCTGGGCAAAGGCAACAGTTCCAGTACCGCTCCATTAATTGAACAGATTGAAGCCGGTGTCATCGGACTGAAGCTGCATGAAGATTGGGGTACAACACCAAGCGCCATTGATGCCTGCCTAACCGCAGCCGGAGAACATGATGTTCAGGTAGCCATTCATACCGATACGCTGAACGAGACCGGATTTCTGGAGAATACACTGGCTGCCATCAATGGACGCACCATTCATACCTATCATACCGAAGGGGCTGGCGGCGGACATGCGCCAGATATTATCCGCGCTGCGGGAGAGTCTTACATCATCCCCTCCTCCACCAATCCAACACGTCCTTACACACGTAATACGGTAGAAGAACATCTCGATATGCTGATGGTTTGTCATCACCTGGACCCGTCCATTCCGGAAGACGTCGCCTTTGCCGATTCGCGGATTCGGCCCGAAACGATCGCGGCCGAAGACATTTTGCATGATCTTGGCGTATTCAGCATCATCAGTTCCGATTCGCAGGCAATGGGGCGGGTTGGCGAAGTCATTATTCGCACCTGGCAAACCGCCGACAAGATGAAAAAGCAGCGAGGCAAGCTCGAACTGACCTCAGGCTCCCCGTCTGATAACGATCGAATCAAAAGGTATGTCGCCAAATATACGATTAACCCGGCGATCGCTCACGGAATTGGCCATCTTGTCGGTTCCGTGGAGGTCGGCAAATTGGCTGATCTGATCGTTTGGAATCCGGCCTATTTTGGAGTAAAACCCGAAATGGTCATTAAGGGCGGTATGATTGCCTTTGCCCAGATGGGAGATCCCAACGCTTCAATCCCTACGCCGCAGCCCGTTTTCGGAAGACCGATGTTTGGCGCATACGGCGGAGCAGTCGCCAAAGGGTCCATCACTTTTGTCTCCCAAGCCGCAGCGGATTCAGGGATCAAAGAGACGCTAGGCTTGAACAAGCGCGTTGAACCTGTTAAAGGCTGCCGTTCGGTGAGCAAAAAAGACATGATTCACAACGATGTAACTCCCGTCATTGAAGTCGATCCCGAAACCTATGAGGTACGGGCTGATGGCGAGCTTCTCACCTGCGAGCCCGCAGATGAACTGCCAATGGCACAACGCTATTTCATGTTTTGA
- a CDS encoding urease subunit beta, with protein sequence MIPGEYRLKQDDEIVCHPDRPTMRLIVLNRGDRPVQVGSHVHFYEVNAALDFDRSSAFGHRLHIPAGTAVRFEPGEEKPVELTTFGGKRQIYGFNGLTEGAADQPPDPQKLETFLKAFAPPVQDGEDSL encoded by the coding sequence ATGATCCCTGGTGAATATCGTTTGAAACAGGATGATGAGATCGTCTGTCATCCCGATCGCCCAACCATGCGACTGATCGTACTGAACCGTGGCGACCGTCCCGTACAGGTCGGTTCTCACGTTCACTTCTATGAAGTCAATGCCGCACTGGACTTCGATCGTTCTTCCGCTTTCGGGCACCGCCTGCATATTCCGGCAGGTACCGCTGTCCGTTTTGAACCCGGTGAAGAAAAACCGGTCGAACTCACTACATTTGGCGGAAAACGTCAGATTTATGGATTTAACGGATTAACCGAAGGGGCGGCGGATCAGCCACCCGATCCACAGAAGCTGGAAACATTCCTGAAGGCATTTGCGCCCCCTGTGCAGGATGGAGAGGACTCTTTATGA
- a CDS encoding urease subunit gamma, with translation MHWTEQEKEKLLITVAANLARERRGRGLKLNVPEAIALLTSELMERARDGMSVAELMRYGGTILTREDCMEGVADMIPEVQVEATFPDGTKLVTVHEPIR, from the coding sequence TTGCACTGGACTGAGCAGGAAAAAGAAAAACTCCTGATTACTGTCGCCGCTAATCTTGCCCGCGAACGCAGAGGACGCGGTCTGAAGCTGAATGTTCCCGAAGCCATCGCATTGCTAACCTCCGAACTCATGGAGCGCGCACGCGATGGCATGAGTGTTGCCGAGTTGATGAGATACGGCGGCACGATCCTGACACGTGAAGACTGTATGGAGGGTGTAGCCGATATGATCCCCGAAGTACAGGTGGAAGCCACTTTTCCAGACGGAACAAAACTGGTCACTGTCCATGAACCTATACGCTGA
- the urtA gene encoding urea ABC transporter substrate-binding protein yields the protein MKKRSVKLWGILLGAVIALTGCVEGGTPPKASGSVETGESASPGDAIKVGILHSLSGTMAISEVSVKDAEMLAIEEINAAGGVLGKQIEPVVEDGASDWPTFAEKAGKLLQQDKVAAVFGGWTSASRKAMLPVFEQNKGLLFYPVQYEGLESSPNIFYTGATTNQQIVPSVTWLLENRGKKFYLLGSDYVFPKTANQVIKAQLAAEGGEVVGEEYTPLGHTDYSTIISKIKAAKPDIVYNTLNGDSNVAFFKQLKDAGISSDQMTTLSVSVAEEEIRGIGADVLKGHLASWNYYQTTDTPENKTFVEKYKEKYGADRVTADPIEAGYVAVYLWKAAVEKAGSTDVEKVKEAAKGIEFDAPEGKVTVDGENQHIYKTVRIGEVQEDGQFKELWNSGAPVKPDPYLKTYEWGASLSNK from the coding sequence TTGAAGAAGAGGTCGGTCAAGTTATGGGGTATTTTGCTCGGTGCGGTTATTGCGTTGACAGGATGTGTAGAAGGTGGCACGCCGCCTAAGGCATCAGGTTCCGTTGAAACAGGAGAGTCAGCTTCACCCGGAGACGCGATTAAAGTAGGTATTCTTCACTCCCTAAGTGGAACGATGGCGATCAGTGAAGTGTCCGTTAAGGATGCGGAGATGCTTGCCATTGAAGAGATTAATGCAGCAGGCGGAGTTTTGGGTAAACAGATCGAGCCTGTGGTTGAGGATGGTGCTTCCGATTGGCCTACGTTTGCGGAGAAAGCAGGAAAACTGCTTCAACAGGATAAGGTAGCTGCTGTATTCGGAGGATGGACCTCTGCAAGTCGAAAGGCCATGCTTCCGGTATTTGAACAGAACAAGGGTCTGTTGTTTTACCCGGTGCAATATGAAGGATTGGAATCATCACCTAACATTTTTTATACAGGAGCCACTACGAATCAGCAGATTGTTCCATCCGTAACCTGGTTGTTGGAGAACAGGGGCAAGAAGTTTTACCTGCTGGGTTCGGATTATGTTTTCCCGAAAACGGCCAATCAGGTCATCAAAGCCCAGCTTGCAGCTGAGGGCGGCGAGGTGGTAGGTGAAGAATATACACCACTGGGGCATACGGATTACAGTACGATTATCAGCAAAATCAAGGCTGCCAAGCCGGATATTGTATATAACACGCTGAACGGAGACAGTAATGTCGCCTTTTTCAAACAATTAAAAGATGCCGGGATCTCATCGGACCAGATGACGACTCTGTCGGTGAGTGTGGCGGAGGAAGAAATTCGGGGGATTGGTGCAGATGTACTGAAAGGACATCTGGCTTCGTGGAACTATTATCAGACGACAGATACACCTGAAAATAAAACATTTGTTGAAAAGTATAAAGAAAAATATGGTGCTGACCGGGTGACAGCCGATCCGATTGAAGCGGGATATGTGGCAGTCTATCTGTGGAAAGCAGCTGTAGAAAAGGCCGGATCAACCGATGTGGAAAAGGTGAAGGAGGCTGCCAAAGGTATTGAATTCGATGCGCCGGAAGGAAAAGTGACGGTGGACGGAGAGAACCAGCATATCTACAAAACGGTGCGGATTGGCGAAGTGCAGGAAGATGGACAGTTTAAGGAATTGTGGAACTCCGGTGCGCCAGTCAAACCTGATCCGTATCTGAAAACCTATGAGTGGGGTGCTTCCCTCAGTAACAAATAG
- the urtB gene encoding urea ABC transporter permease subunit UrtB, translating to MDMFVLQMFNGLSISSILLLIALGLAVTFGLMNVINMAHGELIMIGAYATYVTQNLFISYAPQAWFDVYFIVALPIAFGVAALIGWLLEVVLIRHLYGRPLDSLLATWGVGMMLQQLARTIFGAPNVGVSSPAWLNGGLTIADGIVFPYKRLFIIALVAVVLLCMYLYIYRTSSGRRMRAVMQNRSMAGCLGISTRRVDGMTFAIGSGIAGIAGCALTLIGPIGPSLGTYYIVDAFMVVVLGGVGKLVGTVCGALGIGMFNTLFETYTSASIGKVLVFVCIVAFLQWKPRGLVAMRTRSLD from the coding sequence ATGGATATGTTTGTCCTGCAAATGTTCAATGGGTTAAGCATCAGTTCCATCCTGCTGCTGATTGCATTGGGACTCGCGGTTACATTTGGATTGATGAATGTCATTAACATGGCACATGGTGAATTGATCATGATTGGCGCTTACGCTACGTATGTGACACAAAACCTGTTCATTTCGTATGCTCCGCAAGCTTGGTTCGATGTCTACTTTATTGTGGCTCTGCCGATCGCCTTTGGTGTGGCGGCTCTTATAGGCTGGTTGCTGGAAGTGGTGCTGATCCGGCATCTGTATGGGAGGCCGCTCGACAGTCTGCTTGCTACCTGGGGTGTAGGCATGATGCTGCAACAATTGGCCCGAACGATATTTGGGGCGCCCAATGTAGGGGTATCCAGTCCGGCTTGGCTTAACGGAGGTCTGACCATCGCGGACGGCATTGTGTTTCCGTATAAACGTCTTTTCATTATCGCATTGGTTGCGGTTGTGCTGTTGTGCATGTATTTGTACATCTATCGGACTTCTTCCGGGAGACGGATGAGGGCGGTGATGCAGAATCGAAGCATGGCTGGCTGTCTCGGGATTTCCACCAGACGAGTGGATGGCATGACCTTTGCGATTGGTTCGGGCATTGCCGGCATCGCCGGATGTGCGTTGACACTGATTGGCCCGATTGGCCCCTCGCTGGGGACGTATTATATCGTGGATGCGTTCATGGTGGTTGTACTGGGTGGTGTTGGAAAACTGGTGGGGACCGTGTGCGGTGCGCTCGGAATCGGCATGTTTAATACGTTATTCGAAACATACACTTCCGCCTCCATCGGCAAGGTGCTGGTATTTGTCTGTATCGTGGCTTTTCTGCAATGGAAGCCTCGCGGACTTGTGGCCATGCGGACCCGGAGTCTGGATTAA
- the urtC gene encoding urea ABC transporter permease subunit UrtC, with protein sequence MMSALLKAGSLKMKIIWAVILIMMCLAPLISTEFRLSLLAKFLALAILAIGLDLIWGYGGVLSLGHGVFFGLGGYAMAMYLKLQASGAALPDFMGWSGLSSLPWFWEPFRSFPAALLLGIALPALLAFALGWFTFRNRITGVYFTILTQALVLIAVTLFVGKQEWTGGTNGITGYNAIFGFTLHSAGTTIALYYITLAVLVIAYLLCRRVVNSRFGQVLEAARDGENRVRFLGYDPAGFKTLAFALSGALAGIAGMLFVLQVGIISPSMMGIVPSIEMVLWVALGGRGTLIGAVIGAVVLNAAKTGISEAYPEGWLFVIGGLFVTVVLFMPNGLVGVYRHVVRLLKRRGEVVHVPVSQEKPEVY encoded by the coding sequence ATGATGTCTGCACTTCTCAAGGCGGGTAGTCTGAAAATGAAGATCATCTGGGCGGTTATCCTGATCATGATGTGTCTTGCTCCGCTCATTTCCACGGAATTCCGGCTTAGTCTATTGGCGAAATTCCTGGCGCTGGCCATTCTGGCCATCGGTCTGGATCTGATCTGGGGGTATGGAGGTGTACTTAGTCTGGGGCACGGTGTGTTTTTCGGACTGGGCGGTTACGCCATGGCGATGTATCTGAAGCTGCAGGCCAGTGGTGCTGCTCTTCCTGACTTTATGGGATGGAGTGGTCTCAGTAGTCTCCCGTGGTTTTGGGAACCGTTCAGGTCGTTCCCGGCAGCGTTATTACTGGGTATTGCCCTCCCGGCATTACTGGCCTTTGCTCTGGGTTGGTTCACGTTCCGTAACCGGATTACTGGCGTTTATTTTACGATCCTGACGCAAGCGCTTGTCCTCATTGCCGTAACGTTGTTTGTTGGCAAACAGGAATGGACAGGAGGGACCAATGGTATTACAGGATATAACGCCATCTTTGGATTCACACTTCATTCAGCAGGGACAACAATCGCACTCTACTATATAACGCTCGCCGTTCTGGTAATCGCCTATCTGCTCTGTCGCCGGGTTGTGAACAGCAGGTTCGGTCAGGTGCTTGAAGCTGCGCGGGATGGGGAGAATCGGGTTCGCTTTCTTGGATATGACCCGGCAGGGTTCAAAACGCTGGCCTTTGCCCTTTCCGGAGCGCTTGCGGGAATCGCTGGAATGTTATTTGTACTCCAGGTAGGGATTATATCGCCTTCCATGATGGGAATTGTACCTTCCATTGAAATGGTGTTATGGGTTGCGTTGGGTGGGCGTGGAACACTGATTGGTGCGGTGATCGGAGCTGTGGTGCTGAATGCAGCCAAAACAGGCATCAGTGAGGCTTATCCGGAAGGTTGGTTATTTGTGATCGGAGGACTCTTTGTAACGGTGGTATTGTTCATGCCAAATGGGCTTGTTGGTGTGTACCGTCACGTGGTTCGTTTGCTGAAGCGGAGAGGAGAGGTTGTGCATGTTCCGGTCAGTCAGGAAAAACCTGAAGTCTACTGA
- the urtD gene encoding urea ABC transporter ATP-binding protein UrtD, translated as MFRSVRKNLKSTEVPVVLVAEGITVAFGGFVAVKGMNLKLYEHDLHFLIGPNGAGKTTMLDVICGKTKPVSGAVKMADGTELTRLKEHQIVRKGVGRKFQAPSIFGGLTVMENLMLAAETRRSPLQALGIQRYGKTSSAMERIKHQIGLQDRVDARAGALSHGEKQWLEIGMLLLQEPRVLLLDEPAAGMTDEETHKTGRLLQEIARERSVVVVEHDMEFVREYAAKVTVMHEGKLLKEGTMAEVQEDPRVAEVYLGKRRDDHAVTETN; from the coding sequence ATGTTCCGGTCAGTCAGGAAAAACCTGAAGTCTACTGAGGTTCCGGTGGTCTTGGTCGCTGAAGGAATCACGGTGGCGTTTGGAGGCTTTGTTGCGGTCAAAGGCATGAATCTGAAGCTGTATGAGCATGATTTGCACTTTCTGATCGGCCCCAATGGTGCGGGGAAAACCACGATGCTGGATGTCATTTGCGGCAAGACCAAGCCTGTGTCCGGTGCGGTAAAGATGGCTGATGGTACAGAACTGACTCGTCTGAAGGAGCATCAGATTGTACGGAAAGGGGTAGGACGCAAATTCCAGGCTCCCTCGATCTTTGGGGGCCTGACCGTGATGGAGAACCTGATGCTGGCTGCGGAGACTCGTCGTTCTCCTTTACAGGCTCTTGGTATTCAACGTTATGGTAAAACAAGTTCAGCGATGGAACGGATTAAGCACCAGATTGGTCTGCAGGATCGTGTGGATGCGCGTGCAGGGGCACTATCACATGGGGAAAAGCAGTGGCTTGAGATTGGTATGCTGCTCCTGCAAGAGCCGCGTGTATTGCTGCTGGATGAACCAGCGGCAGGCATGACGGATGAGGAAACACATAAGACGGGCCGATTATTGCAGGAGATTGCGCGTGAAAGGTCTGTTGTAGTGGTAGAGCATGATATGGAATTTGTTCGCGAGTATGCGGCCAAGGTAACGGTAATGCATGAAGGCAAGCTCTTGAAGGAAGGAACGATGGCGGAAGTGCAGGAAGATCCGAGGGTGGCTGAAGTGTACCTGGGCAAAAGGAGAGATGACCATGCTGTCACTGAAACGAATTGA
- the urtE gene encoding urea ABC transporter ATP-binding subunit UrtE, with amino-acid sequence MLSLKRIESGYGESNVLRGVNLDVEPGQVVCLMGRNGVGKTTLMKTLMGLLKTRKGSIQWKGEELSAHDSAKRARAGIGYVPQGREIFPQLTIKENLLLGLETGAPGVKTFPEDVLAMFPVLATMYGRQGGDLSGGQQQQLAFARALASRPGLLLLDEPTEGIQPSIVEDIRQVILQIKAKGEISILLVEQSIDFVRGAADYIYVMDKGAIALQGTPRELDMSQFEHHLSV; translated from the coding sequence ATGCTGTCACTGAAACGAATTGAATCCGGTTATGGGGAAAGCAATGTACTGCGGGGCGTGAATCTAGATGTTGAGCCAGGTCAGGTGGTGTGTCTGATGGGTCGCAATGGCGTGGGAAAGACTACCCTGATGAAAACCTTGATGGGACTACTTAAAACACGCAAGGGCAGTATCCAGTGGAAAGGTGAGGAGTTATCCGCCCATGACTCAGCCAAACGGGCCAGGGCGGGGATTGGCTATGTGCCGCAAGGGCGGGAAATTTTCCCTCAGCTTACGATTAAGGAGAATTTGTTGCTGGGACTGGAGACCGGCGCTCCGGGTGTGAAGACGTTCCCGGAGGATGTGCTGGCGATGTTTCCGGTGCTTGCCACGATGTATGGACGGCAGGGTGGTGATCTGAGTGGGGGGCAGCAGCAGCAGCTGGCATTTGCCCGTGCGCTCGCTTCCCGGCCCGGTTTGTTGCTTCTGGATGAACCGACAGAAGGCATTCAGCCTTCCATCGTGGAGGATATCCGGCAGGTCATTTTGCAAATTAAGGCAAAGGGCGAGATCTCTATCTTGCTGGTGGAGCAAAGCATTGATTTTGTACGCGGTGCTGCAGATTATATCTATGTAATGGACAAAGGAGCGATTGCACTGCAAGGAACGCCGCGAGAGTTGGATATGTCGCAGTTTGAGCACCATCTGTCTGTGTAG
- a CDS encoding nitrogen regulation protein NR(II), giving the protein MRYLISDLERLSFQSMHHQLIIVDHNWIIRSCNTAWQQGLGQPPPKLDISDTSRTPETSHYLQLMEAWISREEKAKNAKIVQELKNITKPFNDCCTYEISIQTTHREQRWFRLELTPLRQADPTLLSDLALIAHTDVTEQKHIEQQLKKALSEVRTLRGLLPICAVCKQIKDEQDAWNSVESYLEKHTHAEFTHDICPDCIRRLYPKYSNILDKRS; this is encoded by the coding sequence ATGAGATATTTAATATCCGATCTGGAGAGATTATCGTTCCAGTCCATGCATCACCAGCTCATCATCGTTGACCACAACTGGATCATTCGAAGCTGCAACACCGCTTGGCAGCAGGGGCTCGGACAGCCGCCTCCCAAGCTGGACATATCAGACACCTCCAGAACACCTGAAACCTCCCATTACCTCCAGCTCATGGAGGCGTGGATATCACGCGAGGAGAAAGCAAAGAATGCGAAGATTGTTCAAGAGTTGAAAAATATCACCAAACCCTTTAACGACTGTTGTACATACGAGATTTCCATTCAAACGACCCACAGGGAGCAGCGCTGGTTCCGTCTGGAGCTCACCCCGTTAAGGCAGGCCGATCCAACTCTGCTGTCCGATCTTGCCCTAATTGCTCACACAGATGTCACCGAACAAAAACACATAGAACAGCAGCTAAAGAAGGCCCTGTCCGAAGTTCGCACATTACGCGGGCTGCTACCCATCTGCGCTGTCTGCAAACAGATTAAGGATGAACAGGACGCCTGGAACTCTGTCGAGAGTTATCTGGAGAAGCACACACATGCCGAATTCACCCATGATATATGCCCGGATTGCATCCGGCGTCTATATCCCAAGTACTCCAACATTCTGGACAAGCGCTCCTAA